The proteins below are encoded in one region of Candidatus Planktophila lacus:
- a CDS encoding TlpA family protein disulfide reductase: protein MKRALFVVAALFLTGCSSPEPVAIKGEVISCASITFDKSITKGTTIECLDGTAGASMESLRGPMIINIWGSWCSTCLAETPEFVSFYKKAKGKVQLVGVAVEESSPDNSRKFIIENGMSWPNFYDRENKTRSYFGMGVPVTWFIDAQGDVKFKKIGEVKSEQELIDLTEKHLGVKI from the coding sequence ATGAAGCGCGCCTTATTTGTTGTCGCAGCACTATTTCTTACTGGATGTTCTTCACCAGAACCCGTTGCGATAAAAGGCGAAGTAATTTCCTGTGCGTCAATTACTTTCGATAAATCAATTACCAAAGGCACAACTATTGAATGTCTAGATGGCACGGCCGGTGCCAGCATGGAATCTCTCCGCGGTCCGATGATCATCAACATTTGGGGTTCTTGGTGTTCAACTTGTTTGGCCGAAACACCTGAATTTGTTAGCTTTTATAAGAAAGCTAAAGGCAAAGTTCAGTTAGTCGGCGTCGCAGTAGAAGAATCATCTCCAGATAATTCTCGTAAATTCATCATAGAAAACGGCATGAGTTGGCCTAACTTCTACGATCGCGAGAACAAAACTCGTAGTTACTTTGGAATGGGCGTGCCAGTTACCTGGTTTATCGATGCCCAAGGCGATGTCAAGTTTAAGAAGATCGGCGAAGTAAAATCTGAGCAAGAGTTAATAGATTTAACCGAGAAACATCTAGGAGTGAAGATTTAA
- the nth gene encoding endonuclease III: MAPDSETRKSARAIYRILTKTYPNVRCELDFSNPLELTIATVLSAQCTDKRVNAVTPALFKKYRNVLAYAKASLNDIEDLIYTTGFFRAKARHIQGLAVKIIEDFDGDVPQTLEELITLPGVGRKTANVVLGHAFDIPGITVDTHFGRLSRRFEWSESKDPVKVEFEVGELIPQEEWTNLSQRMIWHGRRICHSRKPACGACPVAKICPSFGIGEMDKIKAKALVKSDEDFR; encoded by the coding sequence ATGGCCCCCGATAGCGAAACTCGTAAAAGCGCAAGGGCTATATATCGAATATTGACCAAAACTTATCCCAATGTGCGCTGCGAACTAGATTTCTCCAACCCATTAGAACTCACGATTGCAACAGTTTTATCTGCGCAGTGCACTGATAAGCGAGTCAATGCGGTTACACCAGCGCTCTTCAAAAAATATAGGAACGTGCTCGCTTACGCCAAAGCTTCGCTAAACGATATTGAAGATTTGATTTATACAACCGGTTTCTTTCGCGCCAAGGCTCGCCATATCCAAGGTCTTGCTGTAAAGATCATCGAGGATTTTGACGGTGACGTTCCACAAACTTTGGAAGAGTTAATCACTCTGCCCGGTGTAGGTCGAAAGACTGCCAATGTTGTTCTAGGACATGCCTTTGATATTCCCGGAATTACAGTCGATACCCATTTCGGTCGCCTTTCTCGAAGATTTGAGTGGAGCGAATCGAAAGATCCCGTTAAAGTTGAATTCGAAGTGGGAGAGTTAATCCCTCAAGAAGAATGGACTAATTTGTCGCAACGGATGATCTGGCACGGCCGGCGCATCTGCCATTCACGCAAACCAGCGTGTGGCGCATGTCCTGTTGCAAAAATTTGCCCTTCATTCGGAATTGGCGAAATGGATAAAATAAAAGCCAAGGCTTTGGTTAAAAGCGATGAGGATTTCCGATGA
- a CDS encoding Crp/Fnr family transcriptional regulator, producing the protein MPQEDEVVRRAPLFTALDDAAAVSLRASMDTVKIAKGSILFKEGDDGEHLYVIIEGKLKLGTSSGDGRENLLSILGPGEMFGELSLFDPGPRTSTATAVTDAKLLSLSHEKVIPWLKQNPEVSLQLLARLAQRLRRTNEAVGDLVFSDVPGRVAKALIDLGDRFGKTTAEGLLVNHDLTQEELAQLVGASRETVNKALADFAGRGWLKLDGRSVLITDVERLSKRSR; encoded by the coding sequence GTGCCTCAAGAAGATGAAGTCGTACGCAGAGCCCCGCTCTTTACCGCCCTCGATGACGCTGCCGCAGTATCCCTGCGCGCCTCGATGGATACTGTAAAGATCGCGAAGGGTTCAATCCTCTTTAAAGAAGGCGATGACGGCGAGCACCTTTATGTAATTATCGAAGGCAAGCTAAAGCTCGGAACCTCCAGCGGAGACGGTCGCGAAAACTTGCTCTCTATCCTCGGGCCTGGCGAAATGTTTGGCGAACTTTCACTCTTTGATCCCGGCCCACGCACTTCAACTGCAACTGCAGTGACCGATGCAAAATTACTTTCACTTAGCCATGAAAAAGTTATTCCTTGGCTTAAGCAGAACCCAGAAGTTTCACTGCAATTGCTTGCACGTTTGGCACAGCGCCTACGTCGCACCAATGAAGCGGTCGGCGATTTAGTTTTCTCTGATGTTCCAGGTCGCGTTGCTAAAGCCCTGATCGATCTCGGTGATCGCTTTGGAAAGACTACTGCTGAAGGTTTGCTCGTTAACCACGATCTAACTCAAGAAGAACTTGCACAGCTTGTTGGCGCATCACGCGAAACAGTAAATAAGGCTCTCGCCGATTTTGCTGGTCGCGGATGGCTAAAGCTTGACGGTCGCTCAGTGCTAATTACTGATGTCGAACGTCTGAGCAAGCGCTCTCGCTAA
- a CDS encoding RidA family protein: protein MAVDVRAKLAEKGLTLPVAAKPVAAYVPAVRTGNIVFTAGQLPLVDGSMADTGKVGAEITQERAKELAEICALNCLAAVELVAPVDSIVKIVRIVCYVNGAPGFISQPFVANGASELFMHIWGEPGIAARSALGVAELPLNSPVEVELTVEVA, encoded by the coding sequence ATGGCAGTTGATGTCCGCGCCAAGTTGGCCGAAAAAGGTTTAACACTTCCAGTTGCAGCAAAGCCAGTAGCTGCATATGTCCCTGCAGTACGCACCGGAAATATAGTTTTCACCGCAGGCCAGTTGCCTCTCGTTGATGGATCAATGGCTGATACAGGAAAAGTTGGCGCTGAAATTACTCAAGAACGAGCAAAAGAGCTTGCAGAAATCTGTGCACTTAATTGTTTAGCAGCAGTTGAGTTAGTGGCACCAGTTGATTCAATCGTCAAGATTGTTCGCATAGTTTGTTATGTAAATGGCGCCCCAGGATTTATCAGCCAACCATTTGTTGCAAACGGAGCTTCAGAGTTATTTATGCATATCTGGGGAGAACCAGGAATTGCTGCACGTAGCGCACTTGGCGTTGCAGAGCTTCCTTTGAATTCACCGGTTGAGGTTGAACTCACCGTTGAAGTTGCTTAG
- a CDS encoding GatB/YqeY domain-containing protein, protein MGLKETLKSDLTEAIRSSDKVVSGTIRMVLTAITNEEVSGKEARTLSEEEIIAVLSREAKKRREAAEEFAKGNRPEKAAEEKAEGEVIAKYLPAQLSEDDVKKLIAAAIASTGAAGPADMGKVMGAIKPQIAGKADGSMVSSLVKAALAGGN, encoded by the coding sequence GTGGGACTTAAAGAGACACTTAAGAGCGACCTAACTGAGGCGATTCGCAGCAGCGACAAGGTTGTATCAGGCACGATCCGCATGGTTTTAACCGCGATCACAAACGAAGAAGTTTCTGGCAAAGAGGCGCGCACACTTAGCGAAGAAGAGATCATCGCGGTTCTTTCGCGTGAGGCAAAGAAGCGCCGCGAAGCTGCTGAAGAATTTGCAAAAGGTAACCGCCCTGAGAAAGCTGCAGAAGAAAAGGCCGAAGGCGAAGTAATCGCAAAGTATTTACCTGCTCAACTTTCAGAAGATGATGTTAAGAAGTTGATTGCTGCAGCGATTGCATCAACAGGAGCTGCCGGACCTGCCGATATGGGCAAGGTAATGGGCGCGATCAAGCCACAGATCGCAGGAAAAGCAGATGGCTCAATGGTTTCATCACTTGTTAAAGCAGCGCTAGCCGGAGGAAATTAA
- a CDS encoding metallophosphoesterase: protein MSYQLRQAEIPILPAGHAPIRVLHFSDLHLTPARKTEIADIKSFIDLSPDLVISTGDFLAHMQAVPVALDALDALLNLPGLFVFGSNDYYAPKPKNPLKYLLPNHGKRIHGEDLPWPDLDKGLQSRGWINLNRSRATIKIKDTTIETRGTDDAHLEFDDYSLVAGKPGPCDIAIGVTHAPYLRILEGMSRDGLDAIFAGHTHGGQVRLPMPGGSRALTTNCDLPTWRARGLTKFGSEPYLHVSAGMGTSPFARIRVASPPEVSLVTLTAKL, encoded by the coding sequence ATGAGTTATCAACTTCGCCAGGCCGAGATCCCAATCCTGCCCGCTGGCCACGCACCGATCCGCGTTCTGCACTTCTCGGATCTGCACCTGACCCCTGCGCGCAAGACCGAGATCGCCGATATCAAATCCTTTATCGATCTCTCCCCCGATTTAGTTATCTCAACCGGCGATTTTTTGGCACATATGCAAGCAGTTCCGGTCGCACTTGATGCCCTTGATGCACTACTAAACCTTCCTGGTTTATTCGTCTTCGGTTCTAACGATTATTACGCACCAAAGCCAAAGAACCCACTTAAGTACTTACTGCCAAATCACGGAAAAAGAATTCACGGTGAAGATCTACCTTGGCCAGATCTAGATAAAGGTCTGCAATCGCGGGGGTGGATAAATCTAAATCGCTCACGTGCCACAATAAAAATTAAAGATACAACTATCGAAACTCGCGGTACTGATGATGCCCATCTCGAATTTGATGATTACTCACTCGTTGCAGGAAAACCTGGACCATGTGACATCGCGATCGGCGTTACCCACGCACCGTATTTAAGAATTCTCGAAGGAATGTCGCGCGATGGTCTGGATGCAATATTTGCTGGCCACACACATGGCGGCCAAGTTCGTTTGCCGATGCCTGGTGGTTCACGTGCACTTACGACTAACTGTGACTTACCAACTTGGCGCGCACGCGGCTTAACAAAGTTTGGAAGCGAGCCTTACTTACATGTATCAGCAGGAATGGGAACAAGTCCCTTTGCCCGAATTCGTGTTGCAAGTCCGCCAGAAGTAAGTTTAGTAACGCTTACTGCAAAGCTTTAA
- the gmd gene encoding GDP-mannose 4,6-dehydratase, with product MSKKVAFITGVTGQDGSYLAEFLLAKGYEVHGLIRRSSTFNTSRIDHIYEDPHAKNPKLFLHYGDLIDGVGLTNLIREIKPTEVYNLGAQSHVQVSFTMPQYTGQVDAVGAVGLLEAIRSADIDTRFYQASTSELFGSTPPPQNELSMFRPQSPYAAAKLMAYWCTVNYRDGYGMHATNGILFNHESPRRGETFVTRKITRAVAAIKAGKQDKLFLGNLDAVRDWGYAKEYVESMWLMLQQDKPSDYVVATGVGATVKDFAEAAFSRAGLNWQDHVETDKKYIRPTEVDALIGDPSKATKALGWKATTHWKELAELMVDADIKALQ from the coding sequence ATGAGTAAAAAAGTTGCTTTCATAACTGGTGTTACCGGCCAAGATGGCTCATACCTTGCAGAGTTCTTGCTCGCTAAAGGCTACGAAGTACACGGACTTATTCGCCGCTCCTCAACTTTCAACACCTCTCGTATCGATCATATTTACGAAGATCCACACGCTAAAAATCCAAAGCTCTTCTTGCACTACGGAGATCTAATTGATGGCGTTGGACTTACAAATTTAATTCGCGAAATCAAACCAACTGAGGTTTACAACCTCGGCGCACAGTCACATGTGCAGGTTTCATTCACGATGCCGCAGTACACCGGACAGGTAGATGCGGTTGGCGCAGTTGGTCTCCTTGAAGCAATTCGCTCAGCAGATATTGATACCCGTTTCTACCAAGCATCAACATCTGAACTCTTTGGTTCAACTCCACCACCACAGAACGAACTTTCTATGTTCCGCCCACAATCTCCATATGCGGCAGCAAAGCTAATGGCGTACTGGTGCACCGTTAACTACCGTGATGGTTACGGAATGCATGCCACAAACGGAATTTTGTTTAACCACGAATCTCCACGTCGCGGTGAAACATTCGTAACTCGCAAGATCACTCGCGCAGTTGCGGCGATCAAAGCTGGCAAGCAGGACAAGTTATTCCTCGGAAATCTCGATGCGGTTCGCGACTGGGGCTATGCCAAGGAATACGTTGAATCTATGTGGCTGATGTTGCAGCAAGATAAGCCTTCAGATTATGTGGTTGCCACAGGCGTTGGAGCAACAGTTAAAGACTTTGCTGAAGCAGCATTTTCGCGCGCAGGTTTAAATTGGCAAGACCATGTTGAGACCGATAAGAAGTACATCCGCCCAACTGAAGTTGATGCGCTTATCGGAGATCCATCAAAGGCAACTAAAGCCCTTGGTTGGAAAGCCACAACTCATTGGAAAGAGTTGGCTGAATTAATGGTTGACGCTGACATTAAAGCTTTGCAGTAA
- a CDS encoding GDP-L-fucose synthase family protein: MTIVVAGATGLAGSAIVRAYEKTGEKVIGINRSVCDLLDRDATIDFIKKAKPAIVVDAAAKVGGIGANNAFPVEFLADNVRIQSNLMEAAHAADVEKFIFLGSSCIYPRDCAQPIKEEYLLTGPLEETNSAYAIAKIAGIELIKSFRKEYYRKWISLMPTNLYGPNDNFELQGSHVLPAFIRRFVEAKESGRAKETLWGTGSPMREFLHVDDLASAVVLAGEKYDSAQHLNIGSGEDLTIKALAELVAEVAGFTGEIAWDSSKPDGTPRKVLDVTKVKSLGWSPAISLRDGIASTIEWYIDATAKGVSRR; this comes from the coding sequence ATGACCATCGTTGTCGCAGGTGCCACCGGTCTTGCTGGTTCAGCAATCGTACGCGCCTACGAAAAAACTGGCGAGAAGGTAATCGGCATCAATCGCAGCGTCTGCGATCTTCTCGACCGCGATGCAACCATTGATTTCATTAAGAAGGCTAAGCCTGCGATCGTTGTCGATGCCGCAGCCAAGGTTGGTGGAATCGGAGCTAATAACGCTTTCCCGGTTGAGTTCCTGGCCGATAACGTGCGAATTCAAAGCAACCTTATGGAAGCTGCACATGCGGCAGATGTCGAAAAATTCATCTTCCTTGGATCAAGTTGTATCTATCCACGCGATTGCGCACAGCCAATCAAAGAAGAGTATTTATTAACTGGTCCGCTGGAAGAAACAAACTCTGCATATGCAATCGCCAAGATTGCGGGCATCGAATTGATTAAATCTTTCCGTAAAGAGTATTACCGCAAGTGGATCTCACTAATGCCAACAAATCTTTATGGTCCGAACGATAATTTTGAGCTTCAAGGTTCGCACGTACTGCCAGCATTTATCCGCCGCTTTGTTGAAGCGAAAGAGTCTGGTCGCGCTAAAGAAACTTTATGGGGCACCGGTTCACCAATGCGCGAGTTCTTGCATGTAGATGATTTGGCTTCTGCAGTTGTTCTCGCGGGTGAAAAATATGATTCTGCGCAGCACTTAAATATCGGCAGCGGCGAAGATCTAACGATCAAGGCTTTGGCTGAATTAGTCGCTGAAGTTGCGGGTTTTACTGGCGAAATCGCTTGGGATTCATCGAAACCTGACGGAACACCACGCAAGGTTCTTGATGTTACGAAGGTTAAATCGCTAGGTTGGTCACCTGCGATCTCACTAAGAGACGGAATCGCTTCAACAATCGAGTGGTACATCGATGCAACTGCAAAGGGAGTAAGTCGACGATGA
- a CDS encoding aspartate-semialdehyde dehydrogenase translates to MTQKKAKVAKKAKSAKKLPSLAVVGATGAVGTVMLDILSKRKNVYGEIRLIASARSAGKKLVCRGEELTVVALSPEAFDGIDIAMFDVPDEISAEWAPIAAARGAVVVDNSGAFRMDKKVPLVVPEVNPKDIKKRPKGIISNPNCTTLSMIVAMGALNKKFGLKELVVSSYQAASGAGQPGIDALHDQISKVAGKNLGSVAKDLRGVITDLGPFPAPLAMNVIPWAGSLKEDGYSSEELKVRNESRKILGMPKLKVAVTCVRVPVITTHSLTVHAVFSKTITRKAAQSALKKAEGVLLYDNPEKKEFPTPADVVGTDPTWVGRVRQSLDNPKAIDLFVCGDNLRKGAALNTAQIAELVAAEFTR, encoded by the coding sequence ATGACTCAGAAAAAAGCCAAAGTAGCTAAGAAAGCAAAGTCAGCGAAGAAACTTCCATCACTGGCAGTAGTCGGTGCAACTGGCGCTGTCGGAACCGTGATGCTCGATATCTTGAGTAAGCGCAAAAATGTTTACGGTGAGATCCGTTTGATCGCATCAGCTCGAAGTGCTGGCAAGAAGTTGGTTTGCCGCGGTGAAGAGCTAACCGTTGTTGCACTCTCACCTGAAGCATTCGATGGCATTGATATCGCGATGTTCGATGTTCCAGATGAGATCTCTGCCGAGTGGGCGCCAATTGCCGCCGCTCGCGGTGCAGTAGTCGTCGATAACTCAGGTGCGTTCCGTATGGATAAGAAAGTTCCTTTGGTTGTGCCAGAGGTAAATCCAAAAGATATTAAGAAGCGTCCTAAGGGAATTATCTCTAACCCAAATTGCACAACACTTTCTATGATCGTTGCGATGGGTGCGCTCAACAAGAAGTTTGGTCTGAAAGAACTAGTTGTCTCTTCTTACCAAGCAGCATCTGGTGCTGGGCAACCAGGAATCGATGCGCTACATGATCAGATTTCAAAGGTTGCAGGAAAGAACCTGGGATCAGTTGCTAAAGATCTGCGTGGAGTAATTACAGATCTTGGACCGTTCCCAGCACCACTCGCTATGAACGTTATTCCATGGGCGGGTTCTCTTAAGGAAGATGGTTATTCATCTGAAGAACTTAAGGTTCGCAATGAATCACGCAAGATTCTCGGTATGCCTAAACTAAAAGTCGCTGTGACTTGCGTACGCGTTCCTGTAATAACAACACACTCACTTACTGTGCATGCAGTCTTCTCAAAGACAATCACTCGTAAAGCTGCACAGTCCGCACTGAAAAAAGCTGAGGGCGTTCTCCTTTACGACAATCCAGAGAAGAAGGAATTTCCAACTCCTGCTGATGTCGTAGGTACTGATCCAACTTGGGTCGGTCGCGTACGCCAATCTTTGGATAATCCAAAGGCGATTGATTTATTTGTCTGCGGCGATAATTTGCGTAAGGGTGCAGCGTTAAATACTGCACAAATCGCAGAGCTCGTTGCCGCTGAATTCACTCGCTAA
- a CDS encoding aspartate kinase, translated as MGLIVQKYGGSSVADAEGMKRVAARIVAAKKDGNQVVVVVSAMGDTTDELIDLANAVTPIPGGRELDMLLTAGERISMALLAMAISNLGHEALSFTGSQAGVITDSAHGRARIIDVTPGRIQEALADGAIAIVAGFQGISQDTKDITTLGRGGSDTTAVALAAALDADVCEIYTDVDGVFSADPRVVPTARKLKTVTYEEMLELAAAGAKVLHLRCVEYARRYNLPIHVRSSFSPNEGTWVVENHPEGGNMEQAIISGIAHDKSEAKVTIVGVPDRTGIAARIFQAIADADINIDMIVQNVSAAATGLTDISFTVPKAEGANATAILKRIQGEVGFASIQYDDSIGKLSLVGAGMRSHPGVTATFFAAMAEAGLNIEMISTSEIRISIICRESDLEKGVRAAHTAFGLDADQVEAVVYGGTGR; from the coding sequence ATGGGACTAATCGTTCAGAAATATGGCGGATCCTCCGTAGCCGATGCCGAGGGCATGAAGCGTGTTGCCGCTCGCATCGTGGCGGCGAAGAAGGATGGCAATCAGGTCGTTGTGGTGGTCAGCGCGATGGGCGATACCACTGACGAGCTAATCGATTTAGCTAACGCCGTTACCCCAATTCCTGGCGGTCGCGAACTAGATATGTTGTTAACCGCCGGTGAGCGCATTTCGATGGCGCTACTTGCAATGGCGATTTCAAATTTGGGACATGAAGCTCTTTCATTCACCGGTTCACAAGCTGGCGTGATTACAGATTCTGCTCACGGTCGCGCACGCATCATCGATGTAACACCGGGACGAATTCAAGAAGCGCTCGCCGACGGTGCAATCGCAATCGTTGCTGGCTTCCAAGGAATTTCGCAAGATACAAAAGACATCACAACTTTAGGTCGCGGTGGTTCAGATACAACTGCAGTTGCACTTGCTGCAGCGCTCGATGCAGATGTCTGCGAAATTTACACAGATGTTGACGGCGTCTTTAGTGCGGATCCACGTGTTGTTCCCACTGCGCGCAAGTTAAAGACAGTTACATATGAAGAGATGTTGGAACTTGCTGCAGCTGGCGCAAAAGTTCTGCACTTGCGCTGCGTTGAATACGCGCGTCGTTACAACTTACCAATTCACGTACGTTCATCATTTTCACCAAACGAAGGAACCTGGGTGGTTGAAAACCATCCTGAAGGAGGAAACATGGAGCAAGCAATCATCTCGGGTATCGCACACGATAAATCCGAAGCCAAGGTCACGATCGTTGGCGTACCTGATCGCACTGGTATTGCTGCACGCATCTTCCAAGCTATTGCTGATGCCGATATCAACATCGACATGATCGTGCAGAACGTATCTGCCGCAGCAACTGGCCTTACCGATATTTCATTTACAGTTCCAAAGGCCGAAGGCGCAAACGCAACTGCGATCTTGAAGCGCATTCAGGGTGAAGTTGGTTTCGCTTCAATTCAATACGACGATTCCATCGGCAAGCTCTCGCTGGTTGGCGCTGGAATGCGTTCACATCCAGGCGTAACAGCAACGTTTTTTGCAGCAATGGCTGAAGCCGGGCTCAATATTGAAATGATTTCAACATCTGAAATCCGAATCTCAATCATCTGCCGCGAAAGCGATCTCGAAAAGGGTGTTCGCGCAGCGCATACCGCCTTCGGATTAGATGCTGATCAAGTCGAAGCAGTCGTATATGGAGGAACAGGTCGATGA
- the recR gene encoding recombination mediator RecR produces the protein MYEGAIQDLIDALGRLPGIGPKSAQRIAFHILQTDGDAAIALVDAIRTVKERVKFCSQCGNVSEETECRICRDPRRDPAQICVVEESKDVIAIERTREFRGKYHVLGGAISPIDGIGPDQLRIRELMVRLSDSNITEVILATDPNLEGEATATYLARLIKPLGINVSRLASGLPVGGDLEYADEVTLGRAFEGRRNVES, from the coding sequence ATGTACGAAGGTGCGATCCAAGATCTCATCGATGCTTTAGGTCGCCTGCCTGGAATTGGTCCAAAGAGCGCACAACGAATTGCATTCCATATCTTGCAGACCGATGGTGATGCGGCTATTGCTTTAGTTGATGCAATCCGCACCGTTAAAGAGCGCGTCAAGTTCTGCAGCCAATGCGGAAACGTTTCTGAAGAAACGGAATGTCGCATCTGTCGCGATCCACGTCGCGATCCCGCGCAAATTTGTGTAGTTGAAGAGAGCAAAGATGTAATCGCAATCGAACGCACCCGCGAATTCCGCGGCAAGTATCACGTGCTCGGTGGCGCCATTAGTCCGATCGATGGAATTGGTCCTGACCAACTTCGCATCCGCGAATTAATGGTTCGACTCTCTGACTCAAATATCACCGAAGTCATCTTGGCCACCGACCCGAACCTCGAAGGCGAAGCAACGGCTACTTATTTAGCTCGCTTGATTAAGCCACTTGGCATCAACGTCTCTCGTTTAGCCAGCGGCCTGCCGGTTGGCGGAGATCTCGAATATGCAGATGAAGTAACCCTTGGTCGCGCTTTTGAAGGCCGTCGTAACGTAGAAAGCTGA
- a CDS encoding DNA polymerase III subunit gamma and tau, which produces MSLALYRKYRPSVFADVIGQEHVTVPLSNALTSGKTHHAYLFSGPRGCGKTSSARIMARSLNCEKGPTPTPCGLCQSCKDLVANGPGSLDVIELDAATHGLVDDARDLRDKAFFAPVQSKYKIYIIDEAHQLGPGAANALLKVVEEPPPHVIFIFATTEPEKLISTIRSRTHHYPFRLVPPGILAEHLEKICKEEGVTVAKGVIPLVVRASGGSVRDALSVLGQLLAGAGPDGVSYEIAIQLLGFTDGALLDDAVDALAARDGATLFKTVDRVIESGHDPRRFAGDLLERLRDLMIVDALEATNANSILRGLPDDQLERMRKQAANIGAANLSRSADIASEGLTQMRGATAPRLILELICGRMLLPGGDNSEAGLLSRIERLERVENIATPSTSPTPPAISKTSKAAEVEVIPTVVVEKEATEGDSKEAVPESPKVASEKQAKPVASVKSFDIAGLRRLWPDVIENVKKRRRLTWSLLSASAQIIAVDDKLITIGIVNAGARDSFVRSESDEILRQAFIEIVGIDRKIEVVVDASIDATSTPEARAVRKDEAPSDKNLLSGAALLAAELGATVISEKNK; this is translated from the coding sequence ATGTCACTCGCGTTGTATCGCAAGTATCGACCATCTGTATTTGCGGATGTAATCGGACAAGAACACGTAACTGTTCCACTCTCTAACGCACTTACATCTGGAAAAACTCATCACGCATATTTATTTAGCGGACCACGTGGTTGCGGAAAAACTTCTAGCGCTCGCATCATGGCGCGCTCCCTTAACTGCGAAAAAGGCCCAACACCAACTCCATGTGGCCTCTGCCAATCCTGTAAAGATTTAGTTGCAAATGGTCCGGGTTCACTTGATGTTATTGAACTTGATGCGGCCACCCACGGTTTAGTTGACGATGCACGCGATCTGCGCGATAAAGCATTCTTTGCACCAGTACAAAGCAAGTACAAGATTTACATCATCGATGAAGCGCACCAGCTTGGGCCAGGTGCGGCAAACGCACTTCTCAAAGTTGTTGAAGAACCACCTCCTCACGTAATTTTTATCTTCGCTACAACCGAACCTGAAAAGTTGATTTCAACTATTCGTTCACGTACTCACCACTATCCATTCCGATTAGTTCCACCTGGAATCTTGGCTGAGCACCTCGAAAAGATTTGTAAAGAAGAAGGCGTAACCGTTGCTAAAGGCGTTATTCCACTAGTTGTTCGCGCTAGCGGCGGCTCAGTGCGTGATGCTTTATCTGTACTTGGCCAACTGCTCGCAGGTGCTGGCCCAGATGGAGTTAGCTATGAAATCGCTATCCAATTACTTGGTTTCACTGACGGCGCATTACTGGATGATGCCGTTGATGCACTTGCTGCGCGCGATGGCGCAACGTTATTTAAAACCGTTGATCGCGTAATCGAATCCGGTCACGATCCACGTCGCTTTGCTGGCGATTTACTTGAACGTCTGCGCGATCTCATGATCGTTGATGCATTAGAAGCAACCAATGCGAATTCAATCTTGCGCGGACTTCCTGATGATCAACTCGAGCGCATGCGCAAACAAGCTGCCAACATTGGCGCTGCCAACTTATCTCGCTCTGCAGATATTGCATCAGAAGGTTTAACTCAAATGCGCGGTGCAACAGCACCACGATTAATTCTCGAACTTATCTGCGGCCGCATGCTTCTGCCCGGCGGCGATAACTCCGAAGCCGGATTACTTTCCCGCATCGAACGCCTCGAACGCGTCGAAAACATCGCAACACCATCCACTTCTCCCACCCCACCAGCGATTTCGAAGACTTCAAAAGCAGCTGAAGTTGAAGTGATTCCAACGGTTGTAGTCGAGAAGGAAGCAACAGAAGGAGATTCTAAAGAAGCTGTTCCCGAATCTCCGAAGGTTGCTTCCGAAAAGCAAGCCAAACCGGTTGCTTCGGTTAAATCCTTCGATATAGCTGGTTTACGTCGCCTTTGGCCAGATGTGATCGAAAACGTTAAGAAGCGCCGTCGTCTAACGTGGTCTTTGCTCTCCGCCTCTGCGCAGATAATCGCCGTAGACGACAAACTAATCACAATCGGCATAGTCAACGCCGGCGCCCGCGACTCATTCGTGCGCTCTGAATCAGACGAGATCCTGCGACAAGCATTTATCGAAATCGTTGGCATCGATCGCAAGATCGAAGTAGTTGTTGATGCATCAATTGATGCAACTTCAACCCCTGAAGCGCGCGCAGTTCGCAAGGATGAAGCGCCATCAGATAAGAACTTGTTATCAGGTGCAGCGCTACTCGCCGCCGAACTTGGTGCAACTGTGATCAGCGAAAAGAATAAGTAA